One part of the Dysidea avara chromosome 10, odDysAvar1.4, whole genome shotgun sequence genome encodes these proteins:
- the LOC136269272 gene encoding uncharacterized protein, with amino-acid sequence MILISHIYFGDGHCVSVSHDLMHAASTLTPPVGTSLLIVVTLTVRDVLGSSRILQGLSELFTVHKLVPYLNTEGVQAFINAKKMRQPGGGLALIPSGVEILLRGLLYVLECVCTRSSLHSCTTLDHIETSQQTLLDCAC; translated from the exons ATGATATTGATCAGTCATATTTACTTTGGAGATGGACACTGTGTCTCTGTATCACATGATCTGATGCATGCTGCGAGCACACTGACACCCCCAGTAG GTACTAGTCTACTAATAGTAGTTACACTAACAGTGAGGGATGTGCTGGGGAGCAGTCGAATACTACAAGGATTGTCTGaactatttactgtacataaactGGTCCCCTATCTCAACACTGAAGGGGTACAAGCATTCATTAATGCCAAGAAAATGCGCCA GCCTGGAGGAGGGTTGGCACTAATTCCCAGTGGAGTAGAGATATTATTGAGAGGTCTACTATATGTATTGGAGTGTGTGTGCACCAGATCATCACTACACTCGTGTACTACACTGGACCATATTGAGACTAGTCAACAAACTTTACTGGATTGTGCATGCTAA
- the LOC136268778 gene encoding uncharacterized protein, producing MNTCFEKKPVHLGTWMHLLMLSMIDFKVMGTSQRRCCLDVQVMRGANCWTNHYLVRGRLRMMLPQRVGVKICPLPFAVHRFAMPEMRDSYVQSLEEELSDWSLCESTAEEYWKHLRSCITSSAEESIGRGVCSNPEWFEESVNVMKPLIEEKNQAHSRYL from the coding sequence ATGAATACTTGTTTTGAGAAGAAGCCAGTACATCTTGGCACTTGGATGCACCTCTTAATGTTGTCAATGATCGATTTTAAAGTGATGGGGACCAGCCAAAGGAGATGCTGTTTAGATGTGCAGGTGATGAGAGGAGCTAACTGCTGGACCAATCATTATTTGGTAAGAGGCAGACTGAGAATGATGCTTCCACAGAGAGTAGGAGTTAAGATATGCCCCTTGCCATTTGCTGTGCATAGGTTTGCTATGCCTGAGATGCGTGACTCTTATGTGCAGTCATTGGAGGAGGAGTTGTCTGATTGGAGCCTCTGTGAGAGTACAGCAGAAGAATATTGGAAACATCTGCGATCCTGCATCACAAGCTCTGCTGAAGAATCTATTGGCAGAGGAGTGTGCTCTAACCCAGAATGGTTTGAGGAGAGTGTCAATGTGATGAAACCACTAATAGAGGAGAAGAACCAAGCACATTCAAGATACTTATAA